The DNA segment tattAGCTGCATGTTGACCAACTGTGATAGCAAAATGCTGCTTATTTATACAATTTATCAGTAAAAGTCTCCTGTATAGTCACATGGGAAATTTTAtcacacaacaaaaacttttactttttgtactttttgatCTTGAACTGCTTTACTTGAGCAAAAGATTCTGAATACTTTATGAACCTGAATACTGACCTGATATAAGGTGATAAATGTCCAACTGCTAATATAAATGTTGAGAATGATGTGAGTAGGCTAGGCTAACAGTATATTCAGTGaaaattcaacagaaaacaaactgttacATTTTGTCTTATTCTTTTCTTATGTATTCTGCACAGCTCAGgtaatttatgtttatgtacCAAACTTCATATTAAAAACAGgaactttttctttcatctaaCAGACGTTTTCCAAGTGGATTATTTCAGTGTCTTTGCTCATCCTCCATATTCAAAgaaaatctgtttctgtcttaTCAGACATGACTCTGCAGGTCTGTAAGTAAAATGAcgaataaaaacaatttaacattttagctAGTTTGTTAATGGGACTTTTGTACAAGAGCTGAGTTGAGTTCTGTTTGCACTACAGGCGCAGGCAAACATCTCTTTGTATCCCCCTCAGTCTCTACCTGTATCGATGGCTGCAGGTGAGAGGAGGGGCGCGCGGGTATCGATGTGTGGTGCGGGAAAGGGGGGCGGGGGCGCGTGGCCCGGGCGGTGGGCGGACCGGGATCGCGCGTGGCAGCGCCTATAAAACGGATCAGAGCCCGTGCATATCTCACCTGTCTTCATACCCGCAGTGAAACAGCCGCGTCTTCTTCTCACCTGAGGGTTCGAGTTTTGCCTTTTTGGTCTTTTACCGACATTTTGgacacaagagagagaaaacatcagaaactGGATTTAACACATTCAGGATTCATCTGTGGTCGTTCAGCGTGAAATTTAACGTAGAGGACTTCACTCTGCAAACAACCGGTAAGAAACataatgtttggtgttttcaaATGTCACATGTAGTTGTTTTAGATTTTGTAGAATTCTTCTTAAGATCTGAAAGTTTCCAAAACATCAACTCTAATGATGCACAGgacatttaaaataaaggtGTAGCCCCATAGTGTCTGTGGTTCATGACATTTATTGATTCACTGATCATTACTGCAAGTTAtggtttttctgtctctgagatgTTGTGGTTAAAGATTAGAAACTTAAAGCGgaatgaacattttatttcctaGCTGCAGTCATGACCCGTCGGTTGGTGCTGATGGTGCTGAGTCTCGGGCTCGTGCTGTTGGCGTGTTCCCGTAGCGGCGAGGCGCGTGTCAGGCTCAACTCCATCAGGACGGTGATCCTGAGGGAGGGGCACGCGCTGCCGGTGAACCGCAGCACGTGGGAACCGAGTGTGGACCTGGCGGTAAGTGGGATCATATGTCTGATGTAATGTTCCCTTTGTTTTTCCAGAGGTGGAGGAATGTTGTAACCAGGTCGGATACAGCTGGATAGTTAGgtccagtggtttccaaccaAGGGCTCGGGGCCCTCCAGagggtcaccagataaatctgagaggtCATCAGATGATACATTAATTTGGAATCATTTGAATTTCCTCTAAATGATGCCCtttctgtgaaataaaacataattttaccTGTTCAGGCCTTTTTTAAAAGGTGGATCCATGTGAGatgtttaaaggaaaaacatctttagaactgaaaacaacaggtcacagagacacaactTCACAACTGTTTCATATCTTAAACTTTATCGACTGTTACAATGTTTCAAACTAAATGAACAGAACTGTTGGAATGTTTCTGATGTTATCAACAGTAACAATGTTTCCAATGTTCAGTTCTAAACCGTGTGTTTAGCGTTCAGTCTGTACGATACTGAgtccttctgtctttctttcagctCTACCAGTGCATGAGTGACCTGGAGTGCAGTGAGGGGAGCTATTGCCACGCCCCCACTAAAGGCCCCGCCCACTCCCGCTGCCAGACCTGTCGCAGGAGGAAGAGGCGTTGCCATAGGGATGGCATGTGTTGCCCGGGCAACCGCTGCAGCAACAGTAagattactattattattatttcaccaATCTACTCATGTTGATTTATTCATCTCATAATCTCGATCTAGTGATTAAAAGTATATTCTTCTGGCATAAACAGAGAAATCTTTATTCCTCTCGGACAGTTCTTGTTGGCATTTGTTGGCTTCCATCCAGTGATCatgcagttgtagtagtagtcGTATGAAAGGTCTACGTACAAGCATTcaccacaaataaaataataattattccTCTCTTTTGCCCTCAGATATCTGTGTTCCTGACATGGATAGTTTTGTGTCTCAGAGAATCCCAGACTCAGATGGAGGAATGAGTCCACTATCTAAAAAGAAAGGATGGAGGAAAAGAGGCAGAATGGACGACAAGGGAGTGACGAGTAAAGGTGAACTTTTGTCTTCTTGCAATTGGTGCTTTCACACTTCAAGTATCATCCCAATAAACTCGTCGTCGTTGTGAAATTGTCTTCAGCTAAAACCACTTGATTTACTTAAatatagtaaataaatatagtttttctgtttttgtttgtttttcagaggcTATTAGTCAGATTATTAGAAAACCAGAAGCATAGTCATCCAGTCGACATGACATGACATAAAGAAGTATTCATGGCATGTCATTTGGTCTTTTAGAgccatttttagtttttaagtCACTCTTTACACCAAAATATCCCTTATGCTGCTGACGAGAGAAATCTTAGAAATGATACACctaattttttacatttaaaaagtaactaTTTGGTTTCTGAATGGTGCAGAAAAGGGTTATGTGATTGTTAATGGTTAAAAtaattactgctgctgcttcaccttttattaactgtttttgcgtctgtctttgtgtttccagGTCAAGTTGGGGATCCTTGTCTGCGCTCATCCGACTGTTCAGACAGTTTATGTTGCGCCCGTCACTTCTGGACTCGTATCTGCAAGCCGGTGTTGCGGGAGGGACAGGTTTGTACACGCCACCGCCGCAAGGGGAACCATGGCCTGGAGCTGTTCCAGCGCTGCCCATGTGGGGATGGACTAACCTGTCGAACACTGCGAGAGCCCGGTGCCCAGCCTTCATTACCATCATCTTTgtcatcgtcgtcatcatcgCTCCTGGCAGCGGCGGCAAAGTCCAAGTTTGCCGCCTCTTCATCTCGCCACTCATCTCCTCACACGTCTTTGTTGTCTTCAACCTCTGCATCATCAGCAAAGTCGTCATCTTCGTCAGCAGTGGCAAAAACGAGACTTCATGTGTGCCAGAAAAActgaggaaggaaggatggacggatggaaagaaagacagactgaaagaaaggaggtgagaggaagagTGGCCTGAAAGAAGACGGAAAGACTGACGGAAGGAAAGACCTCCATTGCTTTGCCCATGACCAACTCCAGAGGGAAcgagaggcagagacagaaaaagaagagtGAGACCGAGTGAAACGTTGGGAGGGGTGAATAACCATACCTGTTTACACCTGTGAAAACTCCCCCACTCAAAACTGTCCCAGTATCTTGATGCTAATTAGCTTCCTGTCAGGCtgcattcaaacacaaactcagcCGGGATGTGAAACTCTATTGTGGTTCAGATCTGGTTTCCTCCTGGGTGTCTAGACGAGCAGAAACCACTTTAAGATCCGGCTTAACCCCATTTACACCTATAGGAAAAGCATTGATATTGAAAACCCTGATGCATCTCTGTTGTGGTTGAAGATCTAAAGATAACAATCAGGTGGTGTTATTCTGAAAAACCATGCCACAGAAATTAATCgaaattagaaaatgaaaaaatatttttattcccACAAAAAAGGGAACGATGTACTTTCGCTAATTTCAGTACagtaataaatcaaacaaaagcaTATTTTAACCAAGGTTAAAACTGTCAATAGAAACTCTTCAAATCCATATTTACTTCCTAGAGTGTGAAGTGTCGCCTTGTTGAACCAAAACTGTCCCTGCCCAAACTTTAAGGCCTGAGGTTTGTCCAGACGTCCTATTTGATTGCACTGTTTTTGTCGTGAGAGTTATTTTTCTATAAGTTGTTCCTGTATATTTTGGATGAATGTTGGCgtaattatttgtttgtttatgcgTCTCTCTGCCAGTTTATTTAGGGGGTTTGTTTCCACTACTTTAAGAATCAGTTATCGGTTTCTGTAATGTTAGGCAGTCTGTGAATCAATCAAGCTTTACAATTAAAAGGATTTGTCATTtccaaaatgtttgtgtttctgttttttgggACAAACATAGGTATTTATACTATGTGGTCAAGAGTACGTGGTCTTCAATGGAGGAAGAAGTATTGACATTGTTTGCTACTTTTGGTAGCAAATAgtgaaaatactccattacaagtaaaagttatGCACTTGAAAGcttacttaagtaaaattacaaatgtgagcaaaatgtacttaaagctCCACAAGTGAAAGTACTTGTTATGCAGACAAACTTATTTTCTATAAATTTATTCAGTATAAATGTAATTGCTAGCTAATAGTATCTTAACTAGTAAACAAGCTAGCTAACTTTGGGGTAACTAACGGGTATGATTTTTGTACTTCGGAGTGATGCTAACTCAGTAAAGTGCTATCTGTCCCATGTACAGCAGTTTCAATAAAGTAGTTTTactaaatgcagctttgtgtgcttgtgtgctcTCTATGCTACAGTTGTGTGGTTGTGGAAAATGGCTAAGCTATAATGGctaaattattataattattataatctAATACAGTCCAGTACTATAGTGAAAGAAGAGTAACgctaacaggctaacaagctaacaaacTAACGTTAGCAACAACAAACGTCAGCTGCTGTGGTTGCTAGTAAATTTTCTTGGTGTGTTTTCTTGAGATATTCTTAGATATCAGATGTTAACACTGTGCCTCCcctgaaatgttaaaatgactATGTTTACATCTATGTTTATTTAAAgagtaaacaaagaaaaaaacaatatatttaaaCTGAAGTTCAAATGACAAATGTCAAATGACCCTTGAGGCAAATCTGTGATATGTAAATGAAATTGATTTGAGCTGTAGAAGTGTTGGTCACGTAGCCCTGTATCCAGTCTTTATTGTTAGGCCAGGCTAACAATGTCCTTCCTCCAGCTCCCATTTTCCCCGAAATGTTGAACTAACATTTAATATCAGATGCCCTCCATCTGTTTGGACCACATGTATCTGTAAACCAGGCAGTGACTGTTTTTTCCAGTAGCGGTTGGTGATAAGATTAACAAAGAGGGAGACATCCCTGTGGGCCTGGGAAGACACAGGGAAATGATCCAATCTGTGTAGATAAAAGTTATTTATGACCACAAAGCTGTCAGAGGGCTAACaggtgatttctgtcttcattttcattgttttacgTCTGAGTTTATGAGGTCTCAATTTCAATGTGATCATTTTATCTGATCTTCTATTTTTGTCTGAATTCGCTGAGTCACATCAGATGTTTTCTagtttttaaaaccttttttaaaacttaattcGACATTAAACCCTTTAATGCCACTATTACCTTTAGGAATATATAGGAAGCTAGAAATATCAAACCTCATAGCTGCCTGTACAGAGAACCAACTAAAACTTTCCAGCATGGTTTGATCTTTGAATTTCCTGATACCTACAAAACCAACAACTTTTCCagtcaaaacaaagaaacaaacaaaatgtagttTGTCAGTAGGAacatattatttgtttttgtctttttttaagcttttccaactaaaagcacaaaaagagcctaacattagctaactAATGGCCAAGATATTTAATGGGgttacagtttattttagaaaacaaaatccTGTTCATTGTGTGGGAACTGTTCATTAATGATACTACGTTATAGGTGaaggctaacattagcagctaaCGTCATGTTTAATCTCAAGCAACCCCAGCGAAACTCAATCACTAAATTTTCTCAttgaaaatgctaaaatatatgtatgtttttctgtcactattCAGAGTTGTTAAAGAATACAACagtcacattttttcttttcacactgtgctaaatgctaatgctaactagcTACCCTGCAATACAACAACAGTGCTGCTCCATTATTTCCATAGGCCTCTCTCGACAGGCAGCTTTGGAGTAAATTTCCAAACGTACATAGTTTAGATTCATTGACCACAAAGGACAAAACTAGTATGTGCTGATATTAATGACCATGTGTGGGGGGGTTTTGTTTCGCTAAACCTTTCTAGAATTGATTTTGATCTTCTGAAggctcactgtgtgtgtgtgtttcctctttgtgGTTGATAGCTGTTGGGCATCACTGTCCTTAGTTTGGGTATGGTTGTTATaaagataacacacacagagagagagtttttcCATGCAACCCGTGTTCCCCATCTTCCCTGTTAATACGTGTTCAGTGCAGGTCAGTGACATACACACAGTTATCTGCATTATCGTCACTTTGCAATCTGTGTTTCCCCGTTTCCTTGAtgtcacagttttgtttcacacacacacagttttccttCTTGTTTCTGACAATAGTGTAAATACAACAGTTGTGTACAACAGCGCATACTTTCTACTGTTAGTCACCGATTCAGTGagtcagatgttgtgttttcagctggtTGTGGATCTACCTCTGCCGTCTGGTTAGCATTGTGTACAGGCTGGagaatgcattatgtcagtgtACAAAAACTTGTATATTTGCCATTCAAAATAGGACATACTTACATTACACCGACCACATGTTGATGGTGATAATATGTCTGTGTGAGGGAGTAGGTTCTTGTATTGTGATCATTGTGAGGACTTATGTGAGCTTTAAACCACCTTAGTGTCCTCACAGTTTCTGCAGTGTAAGGACATTTAGACCTGTTCTCACTACTTTAATGTACTGTTTAaaggttaagacttggtttcaAGGTTCCAGTTAGAAGTTgtttaaggttaaggttaggggcTAATGAATATGAAACGTCAATCAGGGTCCTCACAAGTGCAGGGAAACAAGCCTGTGTGGGGGTCTGTTAGTAATAATAACCTCTTCAGATTATCTTATCTCTGTGGTTTCAGGATAAACTTTGAACAGATAATGATGTTTCTTGCTGTAGCAGCCTAGGGCAGGAACAGTTTTGACTCAAACTTTATTTACACAGAGAATgctgacagagctgctgcacatggataaacatgtttgtttatttagtgtTGAAATGATACAAACTGATGAAACGttatacatgcacacacgtaGCTGTGGAACCTCATTTCCAccacattatatatttttaaatcattatcaTGAGAAGCTATAATGATGTATTATGATTAtggaaaataatatattaattattatttacaacGATTATGAGATCTGTCTAAGATTCTTCACTACCTTAACTGTATTATAATTATGAGATCTCATGACATACTTTCTTGTGATTATGACTTAATATCTCTAAGTACTTaagatgaaaagtaaaaattatGAGCCTTACTTATTATCAATtaataagaaagaaaatatatctCATACGTATAACATAAGTACAAGAGAAAGTCAATATTTAAAAATAGAACTGTGATAAGCTAtaaactttttgtttgttccaAGATATTGATGAGATATGTAATTATGAGACATCATAattatgaaatgttatgtttattATACAACACACTAGTCTACACTTCCCTTTTAATGTGTCCCTTTAAATCTAAACTGCAGGGATGTTTGCCACTTTTACAACCTAATAAAACTACAGAGCGACAGACGGATGCATAGGACTGGTTATAATTTAACCAGTAACCAcctctatacacacacatacaacttCTCATATCAACTGGTCCAGGAAATGTGTCTCCACTTGCCTCCTCTCTTAAACTAAAGCAGGTAAAACTCATATTTTGTTGAttctatttgtttttacttgtggtactcaagtaaaaacacaaagatcaCAAAGATGGTTCTTAAACTATTTTATAGCAGGTGCATCAACAACTGTTATATTTTGTCATAGTGATCCACCTGTACAATAAGTCACTTCTTTATTAACTGCCTACTGCTCCGATAAacctgattttaaaaagaagatcTGGAAGATCTGGAAGTTTTGGATTACTGTTAAATTGTGTTGTTATAAATTGTTTTGGAgtttacagataaaaacaatgttttaacattttgactTAATTATTGTAGAATTTTTTCCATATAAagaatattttccatttttatttgagATGGAACAAAAAGGCCAATGCCTAAATAAAGCAatgatatgtttttaaatgcttaAGGCGACAGTTTGCTTTCTGgataattttttttgtcatagaAATGCACAGGATGTGAAGTCAATCACTGACTGTTTAACATTAAACTACAAAACTCAATTTAGCAGCAAACGTATTTAAAAATTTGTCCCGTTGTATCCTTAGATGGATCTCATCACGGAACAcagtcaccatggcaacagcctGGTTAATATGCTCAGCAGGTGGAGTCGTCAACACTGTGATGACAAACGGAATGTGCTGGCCCTGAACGTGCTGTTGCTAGGCGACAGGCAGAGTGGGAGGAGCTCTGTGGGGAatgctctgattggtcagtagttttACAGATAATGacataactttttaaaatgacacgCATTTTAGCTGCAactgtcacttttttcccctctcatttcctgtctcatGTGAGAAACGTAAATATGAACAATCTGACTTTTGCTCCAGCTTAAGTGtggaaaaatacatgaaaacttTTCATGCATAActttacatttccatttttctttaccTGCAGTTACCAAAGATAAGTAGATGGTGGTAAGTAGAAAATAATGAATCTGCagctcagtttttaaaataaatttgtatATTCGGCAGGTGGACATGAATTCCAGACAGGTGTCAGCGTTCCTGGTGTTTCCGTGAAGACAGAGTACCAGGTCCTGAGCCGAAattttcctcattatttcaGACGACAGGGGGCGGAGTCTGACCTTACACTGAGAGTGATTGACACGCACCTTCTGCTGCCCCACCCACACAATGTGCACGAGTTCTGCCCTGAGGGTGTGCACGTACTTGTACTCGTCGTGAGAGCTGATCggcaacatgaaaacacacatctggAGCAGCATGTGGAggtatacacacaaacataaatttAGAGGTGGGTCAGTTGCCTAAAGGTGTAGCAAAAAGTACCGATACCGTAAAAACAAGTAATGTAGccaaatgtaatggagtaaaagtAATGATTCTACTCAAATAAAGAGTAACAAGTATGCCACGTTAGAATTACTCCGACAAGTACAATTTACTCAAAGTTACTTTAACTACATGTAATGGAGTAAATGTACCAAGATAATACTGTTCTATGTATACTGATTTTGTGCgttttgtatgtgcatgtattgGTGTTAAGAGTCTCTTCGGTCCAGAGTGGCGTCGTCATGCCTTACTAATCCTCACACATTCTGACCACCTGGAGACGGCAGGCCTTGACCCATCCGTCTACCTAACACAGACCACTGATTGGCTGGGAGCTCTGGCCAGTGAGGTGGCGGGCGGAGTCTTGTTCTTGGAACAACAGCTGTGATTGGCCATTGATCAGGGGACGGCCGCTGAGAGACCGACTGCTCCACCTCTCGGCCAGGAACCATCACAGCGCTCTGAAAGTCAGGACAGAGGTCTCGCTTGGACTCTGAGCCCTTTCAGATTTCAAGTCAGTTTACCTGTTCTGAATATACTGTCATTCTGTCATAATGACAACATTGTCAGTTTGGAAAGAGTCTTTCAGATGTATTATCTGGTATCATGAGCTGGTTTTGCCTAGCTGGAGGCATTTTGTTTCCAGGGTTGTTTATACATACGCGCCCATTCTCATGAACACAATACTGAAAaaacaccttgagggaatttcttcagatttggcAGAAATATATCACAGTGGTTTATTCTTTGTTGACCAATCAGCtaaaacaagaacacacaaaGAAGATGAATAtagttttaagtgtttttaattcAATAAACAACAGTGATGCAAtgaaatgttttcctcttttattaGCTAGCAGCACTAGCGTTATACCACTGTCTAGTCCTATGTGCTGATCGATCTGCTGGTCTATCTGATGGTG comes from the Lates calcarifer isolate ASB-BC8 linkage group LG9, TLL_Latcal_v3, whole genome shotgun sequence genome and includes:
- the LOC108892256 gene encoding dickkopf-related protein 2; translated protein: MTRRLVLMVLSLGLVLLACSRSGEARVRLNSIRTVILREGHALPVNRSTWEPSVDLALYQCMSDLECSEGSYCHAPTKGPAHSRCQTCRRRKRRCHRDGMCCPGNRCSNNICVPDMDSFVSQRIPDSDGGMSPLSKKKGWRKRGRMDDKGVTSKGQVGDPCLRSSDCSDSLCCARHFWTRICKPVLREGQVCTRHRRKGNHGLELFQRCPCGDGLTCRTLREPGAQPSLPSSLSSSSSSLLAAAAKSKFAASSSRHSSPHTSLLSSTSASSAKSSSSSAVAKTRLHVCQKN
- the LOC108892271 gene encoding LOW QUALITY PROTEIN: GTPase IMAP family member GIMD1-like (The sequence of the model RefSeq protein was modified relative to this genomic sequence to represent the inferred CDS: deleted 1 base in 1 codon), translating into MDLITEHSHHGNSLVNMLSRWSRQHCDDKRNVLALNVLLLGDRQSGRSSVGNALIGGHEFQTGVSVPGVSVKTEYQVLSRNFPHYFRRQGAESDLTLRVIDTHLLLPHPHNVHEFCPEGVHVLVLVVRADRQHENTHLEQHVESLFGPEWRRHALLILTHSDHLETAGLDPSVYLTQTTDWLGALASEVAGGVLFLENSCDWPLIRGRPLRDRLLHLSARNHHSALKVRTEVSLGL